One genomic segment of Hevea brasiliensis isolate MT/VB/25A 57/8 chromosome 3, ASM3005281v1, whole genome shotgun sequence includes these proteins:
- the LOC110631954 gene encoding uncharacterized protein PB18E9.04c, whose amino-acid sequence MAEAASKYLFLFFFSLLALCSSGTQMGFSYNARGIIAASSLSRTLSFLKLNKVSGSLIRVFVADHRVLSTLSNSGVSVDFSLNESLVEDFANSRSSAILWLKTHVMSFLPQVNIRSVTVSSSNDLSKLSSSLKLIHSVLSSSQFNSEVNVSVAFSLSFLENLNGTQENDLLRVLGFIKRTRSFMIVEGSTDNGLELSMGDLFLKSMIQKAKLITSILPCNDVTIVMTVKSLIDPSARELAEFAAKSSNSLQKTKISGQITEIYAEVSSVEDFVEKELKREHEQIFLLSRRELLKATSHDAINPPVTVPQDKPTPIVTVPATNPVTITPANSASTPVPIPSTTPVMVPPTNPSVNTPPPITNPVTTPAPVTVPGVQPITNPVTTYPAPPGNVPVTTPVTNPVSPPATTNAPAIPGQSWCVAKPGSSETALQSALDYACGMGGADCSQIQQGGGCYNPNTLQNHASYAFNSYYQKNPVATSCDFGGTATVVNNNPSTGSCVFPSSSSLPTPTQTPSTSTTNPATTPSSPGVGTSGTVTPPSVLNSSSSGTATGFGSETPPGFNTSTSKSATMQPSIRSIILITFFIVRIIILDM is encoded by the exons ATGGCTGAAGCAGCTTCTAAGTACCTGTTCTTGTTCTTCTTTTCGCTTCTCGCTCTCTGCTCTTCTG GAACTCAGATGGGTTTCTCTTATAATGCCAGAGGGATCATTGCAGCTTCATCACTTAGCAGAACACTATCATTCCTTAAGCTGAACAAGGTTTCTGGATCCCTCATTCGAGTTTTCGTTGCAGATCATAGGGTTTTAAGCACACTTTCCAATTCTGGTGTGTCTGTTGATTTTTCCTTGAATGAAAGTCTAGTCGAGGATTTTGCAAATTCTAGATCATCTGCTATTTTGTGGCTGAAAACCCATGTAATGAGCTTTCTGCCTCAAGTTAACATTAGAAGTGTCACTGTAAGCAGCAGTAATGACTTGTCCAAGCTTTCATCTTCCTTGAAATTGATACATTCAGTTCTTAGTAGTTCTCAATTTAATAGTGAAGTTAACGTCTCAGTAGCATTTTCATTGTCATTCTTGGAGAATTTGAATGGAACACAAGAAAATGACCTGCTTAGGGTTTTAGGATttatcaagagaactaggtccttTATGATTGTAGAAGGAAGTACTGATAATGGTTTAGAATTGAGCATGGGAGATCTTTTCCTGAAATCAATGATCCAGAAAGCAAAGCTTATTACTTCTATACTTCCTTGTAATGATGTTACTATAGTCATGACCGTTAAGAGCCTTATAGATCCTAGTGCAAGAGAATTAGCTGAATTTGCAGCTAAGTCCTCAAATTCATTACAGAAAACTAAGATTTCAGGTCAGATAACTGAGATATATGCAGAAGTATCTTCCGTCGAAGATTTTGTGGAAAAAGAGCTTAAGAGAGAACATGAACAAATCTTTCTTTTGTCTCGCCGAGAACTCTTGAAAGCTACTTCACATGACGCAATCAATCCACCAGTGACTGTTCCCCAAGATAAGCCCACACCAATTGTCACTGTCCCTGCTACTAATCCTGTCACTATAACACCAGCTAATTCTGCATCCACTCCAGTACCAATCCCTTCCACCACACCTGTTATGGTTCCCCCTACAAATCCTTCTGTTAATACCCCACCACCAATCACCAATCCGGTCACAACACCAGCACCTGTCACAGTTCCTGGGGTGCAACCAATAACTAATCCTGTGACAACATATCCTGCCCCACCAGGAAACGTTCCGGTCACAACTCCAGTCACGAATCCTGTGTCGCCTCCTGCAACAACAAATGCTCCAGCAATTCCAGGACAGAGCTGGTGTGTGGCCAAGCCTGGATCATCGGAAACTGCACTTCAATCAGCATTGGATTATGCATGTGGAATGGGAGGTGCTGATTGTTCGCAGATCCAGCAAGGTGGGGGCTGCTATAATCCTAACACCCTACAAAACCATGCCTCATATGCATTTAACAGCTATTATCAGAAGAATCCTGTAGCAACCAGCTGTGATTTTGGAGGGACAGCCACTGTAGTCAACAATAATCCAA GCACTGGTTCGTGTGTTtttccatcatcatcatcattgccAACTCCAACTCAAACACCATCAACTTCAACTACAAATCCAGCAACAACACCATCGTCTCCAGGGGTTGGAACATCAGG AACTGTTACTCCACCATCAGTGTTAAACTCTAGCAGCTCAGGTACCGCAACAGGTTTTGGGTCGGAAACCCCTCCTGGTTTCAACACTTCCACATCCAAGTCAGCTACTATGCAACCATCAATCAGGAGCATCATTCTGATAACGTTCTTCATTGTCAGAATAATTATTCTGGACATGTAG
- the LOC110631881 gene encoding serine/threonine-protein kinase haspin homolog, producing MGSRAGANGVDLWSEIIAEETGYIDQLQQPKIEVIYRRRRPQKTPPDANLEQLESNKENRVSLAAAAKRVSWNRSLSIRGRVSIAIAACVDNRPQQKQAKRKGKPPVPKGKAEQLPSFDKEREYFQEVDAFELLEESPSPKHFGTWATDNQTDTSSIPYLSSRLEKWLISKKLNSCSAPSTTLSKLLETPAMPLETICDNDFSAANLKTPEKSSLKINSSLHSVQSRINAYLLSKYVSERKSDSQTIRTMLTITDDEGCKDIEAAVKKLSLASTSTSLDHDYVDPFSSLLAICGQSVPSTLLDVFSKYCDSESITKVGEGTYGEAFKAGNTVCKIVPIDGDLKVNGEVQKKSEELLEEVVLSQTLNLLRGHDGDAHNASTTFIKTLDLRVCEGPYDNALIRAWEDWDDKNGSENDHPGEFPEKQRYVVFVLQHGGKDLESFVLLNFDEALSLLVQVTAALAVAEAAFEFEHRDLHWGNILLSRSDSATVRFILEGKHMFVKTYGLLISIIDFTLSRINTGEDILFLDLSSDPYLFKGPKGDKQAETYRKMREVTEDFWEGSFPRTNVLWLLYLVDILLLKKSFERSSKNERELRSLKKRLDKYNSAKEAIFDPFFSDLLVESCE from the exons ATGGGTTCGAGAGCAG GTGCAAATGGAGTTGATTTATGGTCAGAAATCATTGCTGAAGAGACGGGATACATCGATCAACTACAACAACCGAAGATTGAAGTGATTTACCGAAGGAGACGACCCCAGAAGACTCCTCCAGATGCCAATTT GGAGCAGTTGGAATCAAATAAAGAGAATAGGGTGAGTTTGGCTGCTGCCGCCAAGCGGGTCAGTTGGAATCGTTCCCTTTCCATCAG AGGAAGAGTAAGTATTGCTATTGCTGCTTGTGTGGACAATCGACCTCAGCAAAAGCAGGCCAAAAGGAAGGGCAAGCCACCTGTTCCAAAA GGAAAGGCTGAACAGCTTCCAAGCTttgacaaagaaagggaatacttTCAAGAAGTTGATGCTTTTGAATTGCTGGAGGAGAGTCCCTCACCCAAACACTTTGGTACATGGGCCACTGACAATCAAACTGATACTTCTTCTATACCATATTTGTCTTCAAGATTAGAGAAGTGGTTAATTTCGAAGAAGCTCAACTCCTGTTCTGCACCTTCTACTACGCTATCAAAGTTATTAGAAACTCCAGCCATGCCGTTGGAAACCATTTGCGATAATGATTTCAGCGCTGCAAATTTGAAAACACCTGAAAAGTCTTCTTTAAAAATCAATTCAAGTCTGCATTCTGTCCAGAGCAGAATTAATGCATACTTACTCAGTAAATATGTGTCTGAAAGGAAATCTGATTCACAAACGATCAGGACTATGTTGACAATTACTGATGATGAGGGTTGCAAGGACATTGAAGCTGCAGTTAAGAAACTCTCTTTAGCGTCAACATCTACTTCACTGGATCATGACTATGTAGATCCATTTTCTTCGCTTTTGGCAATCTGTGGTCAGTCGGTTCCATCTACTTTGCTGGATGTGTTCTCCAAATATTG TGACTCGGAAAGTATTACCAAAGTGGGGGAAGGTACATATGGAGAAGCCTTTAAAGCTGGAAATACTGTTTGTAAAATAGTTCCAATTGACGGAGATTTGAAAGTAAATGGGGAAGTACAAAAG AAATCAGAAGAACTTCTTGAGGAGGTTGTGCTTTCTCAAACCCTTAATCTTCTAAGAGGGCATGATGGTGATGCCCACAATGCAAGCACCACATTCATCAAGACCTTAGA TCTAAGGGTATGCGAGGGTccttatgataatgcattgattaGAGCATGGGAAGATTGGGATGACAAAAATGGTTCAGAAAATGATCATCCTGGAGAGTTTCCAGAGAAACAG CGCTATGTTGTTTTTGTACTACAACATGGTGGTAAGGACCTTGAAAGCTTTGTTCTATTGAACTTCGATGAGGCACTGAGTTTATTggttcag GTTACAGCTGCCTTAGCCGTTGCAGAAGCTGCATTTGAATTTGAACACCGGGACCTGCACTG GGGAAACATTTTGTTAAGTCGAAGTGACTCTGCAACAGTGAGGTTTATCCTTGAGGGGAAGCATATGTTTGTCAAAACATATGGATTATTGATATCAATAATTGATTTCACTCTGTCGAGAATCAATACTG GTGAAGATATACTCTTTCTGGATCTATCCTCGGATCCTTACCTCTTTAAAGGCCCAAAGGGTGATAAACAA GCAGAAACATATAGAAAGATGAGGGAGGTAACTGAAGATTTCTGGGAAGGAAG TTTTCCTAGAACAAATGTGTTATGGCTGCTGTACTTGGTGGATATATTACTTCTGAAGAAATCATTT GAGCGTTCCTCTAAAAATGAAAGAGAGTTGCGCTCTTTGAAGAAGCGCTTGGACAAGTACAATTCAGCCAAAGAAGCTATTTTTGATCCTTTCTTCAGCGACTTGCTTGTTGAGTCATGTGAATGA